The following are encoded in a window of Bacteroidia bacterium genomic DNA:
- the era gene encoding GTPase Era: MHKAGFVNIIGKPNAGKSTLMNALVGEKLSIVTPKAQTTRHRIISILNGEDYQIVFSDTPGIIDPGYKMQECMMTFVEEAFKDADVLIYLVDASERPEKEHLPVDLFTTKIPIILVINKIDQSTQEKIEENLIKWKAILPNADQLVISALRGFNIESLKTLIVNLLPESPPYYDKDTLTDRSQRFFVSEIIREKALLIYHKEIPYCIEIDIDEFKEEENIFRISALIYVVRDSQKVIVIGEGGKAIKRLGTDARKDIEEFLGKKVFLQLFVKVQKNWRDNVLLLKKFGYIN; encoded by the coding sequence ATGCATAAAGCAGGTTTTGTAAATATTATTGGTAAACCCAATGCAGGTAAATCAACTTTAATGAATGCATTGGTTGGCGAGAAACTTAGTATTGTTACTCCAAAAGCACAAACTACCAGACATAGAATCATCTCTATTTTAAACGGTGAAGATTATCAAATTGTATTTTCAGATACGCCTGGTATTATTGATCCGGGATATAAAATGCAGGAATGCATGATGACCTTTGTTGAAGAAGCTTTTAAAGATGCCGATGTTTTAATTTATTTGGTTGATGCCTCAGAAAGACCGGAGAAAGAGCATTTGCCGGTAGATTTATTCACTACTAAAATTCCAATAATACTTGTTATAAATAAAATTGATCAAAGCACACAAGAAAAGATAGAAGAGAATCTGATAAAATGGAAAGCAATATTACCTAATGCAGATCAGCTTGTAATTAGTGCATTAAGAGGGTTTAACATAGAATCTCTAAAAACTTTAATTGTAAATTTATTGCCCGAAAGTCCTCCATATTACGATAAAGATACTTTGACAGATAGAAGTCAGAGGTTTTTTGTAAGTGAGATTATAAGAGAAAAAGCACTTTTAATTTACCATAAAGAAATTCCTTATTGTATAGAGATAGATATTGATGAATTTAAAGAAGAAGAAAATATTTTTAGAATTTCTGCATTAATATATGTTGTTAGAGATTCGCAAAAAGTAATAGTAATTGGTGAGGGTGGAAAAGCAATAAAAAGACTTGGCACTGATGCAAGAAAAGACATTGAGGAATTTTTGGGTAAAAAAGTTTTTTTACAGTTATTTGTTAAAGTTCAGAAGAATTGGAGAGATAATGTTCTTCTCCTCAAAAAATTTGGTTATATAAATTAA
- a CDS encoding pyruvate carboxyltransferase → MNYPKKVTIGDITVRDGFQHEEKFIPTEAKLWLAEQLIISGFKHIEVTNFGNPSGMPQFKDADELMKGIRSSKKISHLINDVSLTCVTIREKAIERAIQAKKDGFGPDRILLMVSTSESHHYKNSGLPLTDYWKMAEKYIPMARDAGIKVNGTVSTIWGCPIEGPTEMSKAIDFTKRWLDIGASDVEHADHDGSASPDRIYKYFSMLLDKFQKPDKHIVHFHTTRGWGLANILAALQAGMTNYESSMGGIGGQPANFVDGVPVAGTGAYYYADPSLTGLVPTEDLVVMCDEMGIETNLDIDKIIETGKLVERIVGRKLRSECIRTGRIPKMLKEKKKPHLN, encoded by the coding sequence ATGAATTACCCAAAGAAAGTTACAATAGGAGATATAACTGTAAGAGATGGATTTCAACACGAAGAAAAATTTATACCTACAGAAGCTAAATTATGGCTTGCTGAACAACTTATTATTTCTGGGTTTAAACACATTGAAGTTACAAATTTCGGCAACCCATCAGGAATGCCGCAATTTAAAGATGCTGACGAACTTATGAAAGGAATAAGGTCCAGCAAAAAAATATCTCATCTTATAAATGACGTTTCTTTAACTTGTGTTACAATAAGAGAAAAAGCTATAGAGCGTGCTATACAGGCTAAAAAAGATGGTTTCGGGCCAGACAGAATTTTATTAATGGTTTCTACAAGTGAATCTCATCATTATAAAAACAGTGGATTGCCACTTACAGATTATTGGAAAATGGCCGAGAAATATATTCCAATGGCAAGAGACGCTGGAATTAAAGTAAATGGAACAGTTAGTACTATATGGGGTTGCCCTATTGAAGGACCAACCGAAATGTCAAAAGCAATTGATTTTACTAAAAGATGGTTAGATATTGGAGCAAGCGATGTTGAACATGCAGATCACGATGGAAGCGCTTCTCCCGATAGAATTTACAAATATTTCTCGATGTTGCTTGATAAATTTCAGAAACCTGATAAACACATTGTTCATTTTCACACAACACGTGGATGGGGATTGGCAAATATACTTGCAGCCCTACAAGCTGGAATGACAAACTACGAAAGCTCAATGGGTGGTATTGGCGGTCAACCAGCAAACTTTGTTGATGGAGTTCCAGTTGCAGGTACCGGTGCATATTATTATGCCGATCCTTCGTTAACAGGACTTGTTCCAACTGAAGATTTAGTTGTTATGTGCGACGAAATGGGAATTGAAACCAATCTTGATATTGATAAAATTATTGAAACAGGCAAATTGGTTGAAAGAATTGTTGGAAGAAAACTTCGCTCAGAATGTATCAGAACTGGCAGAATTCCTAAAATGTTAAAGGAAAAGAAAAAGCCACATTTGAACTAA
- the der gene encoding ribosome biogenesis GTPase Der, with protein MSGIVAIVGRPNVGKSTFFNRLVGYRQAIVDETSGVTRDRHYGKSEWCGKQFSVIDTGGYVINSDDVFEAEIRKQVLLAMNEADVILFLVDVYGDITDLDIAVTDILRRNKKRVMLVANKVDNIERIADAQVFYKLGLGEVFCISAISGSGTGELLDEVVKYLPANEIEQEDVELPKIAIVGRPNAGKSSLLNSLIGEDRHIVTPIAGTTRDSIYTRYNKFGMDFLLIDTAGLRKKGKVSEDLEFYSVMRAVKTIESSDICLIMIDATRGIEAQDLNILRLAETNNKGIVILVNKWDLVEKDNKTTDEFTKIIKDRIAPFVDIPIIFISAITKQRIHKVLETAIEVYNNRKLRITTHKLNEIMLEIIAAYPPPAVKGKFVKIKYVTQLPTPFPCFAFYCNLPQYVKDSYKRYLENKIRSLYNFSGVPVTIYFRKK; from the coding sequence ATGTCGGGAATAGTTGCAATAGTAGGGCGTCCAAATGTTGGCAAGTCAACTTTTTTTAATAGATTAGTTGGATACAGACAGGCAATAGTAGATGAAACAAGCGGTGTTACTCGCGATCGTCATTATGGAAAAAGCGAATGGTGTGGAAAACAATTCTCAGTAATTGATACCGGTGGTTATGTAATAAATTCCGACGATGTGTTTGAAGCTGAAATAAGAAAGCAGGTGTTACTTGCAATGAATGAGGCTGATGTAATTCTTTTTTTAGTTGATGTATATGGCGATATTACAGATTTAGATATTGCTGTAACTGATATCTTAAGAAGAAATAAAAAGAGAGTAATGTTAGTTGCCAATAAGGTAGATAATATTGAAAGGATTGCTGATGCTCAGGTTTTTTATAAATTAGGACTAGGAGAAGTTTTTTGTATTTCGGCAATATCCGGAAGTGGAACTGGTGAGTTGTTAGATGAAGTAGTAAAGTATTTACCTGCTAATGAAATTGAACAGGAAGATGTTGAATTACCAAAAATTGCAATTGTTGGTAGACCAAATGCAGGAAAATCATCGTTACTAAACTCGTTAATTGGAGAAGATAGGCACATTGTTACACCAATTGCAGGAACAACCAGAGATTCAATCTACACACGATACAATAAGTTTGGAATGGACTTTCTACTTATTGATACAGCAGGATTAAGAAAAAAAGGTAAGGTATCTGAAGATTTAGAGTTTTATTCGGTAATGAGAGCTGTTAAAACTATTGAGAGTTCAGATATTTGTTTAATAATGATTGATGCAACAAGAGGGATTGAAGCGCAAGATCTTAATATTTTAAGATTAGCTGAAACTAATAATAAAGGAATAGTAATTTTAGTAAATAAGTGGGATTTAGTTGAAAAGGACAATAAAACTACAGATGAATTTACAAAAATTATTAAAGACCGAATTGCTCCTTTTGTTGATATACCAATTATTTTTATTTCTGCAATTACAAAGCAAAGAATTCATAAAGTATTAGAAACAGCAATTGAAGTTTATAATAATAGAAAACTACGAATTACTACACATAAATTAAATGAGATAATGTTAGAAATAATTGCTGCTTATCCTCCTCCAGCAGTTAAAGGTAAATTCGTTAAAATAAAATATGTAACTCAACTCCCAACACCTTTCCCTTGTTTTGCCTTTTATTGTAATTTACCCCAATATGTTAAGGATTCATATAAAAGATATTTAGAAAATAAAATCAGGTCGCTTTATAATTTTTCGGGTGTACCTGTTACCATTTATTTTAGGAAGAAGTAA